A segment of the Desulfitobacterium dehalogenans ATCC 51507 genome:
TTCCGCCCTTGCGTGTATTGTCTTTACCTTCTTCAATTCCAATTCTTCAATGACTACTTCTAAAAAATCCAAACGCTTAGCCAAAGAATCCACCAAGTAAACCTCAACTTCGGGCAATAAAATTTTTAGTGGGATTCCAGGGAAACCAGCCCCTGTCCCAATATCAGCAAGCTTATTTCCCTGAATAAAAGAAACCAAAGCAAGAGAATCAATAAAATGTTTTAGGATTATTTCTTCGGGTTCCGTAATACTTGTTAGATTCACCTTCTCATTCCATTGAACTAATAAATCTGCATAGGTAGAAAACTTCTCAACCTGATCCTGACTGAGTTGAATATCCAATCGCTCGAGGGTCAATCTATTAAGAAGTTCTTTATGCTCAGGTAGCATGGAACTGACCCCCTCTGCGTTTTTGCTCAAGATAGACAAGTAATACAGAGATATCCGCCGGAGTCACCCCAGTAATCCGTGTAGCTTGACCCATATTAGAGGGTGAAACCTCTTTCAGCCTTAATCTACCCTCTGTCGATAATCCCTTTATCTGATCATAAACAATCTCCTCAGGAATTAAGCGTTCTTCCATCTTGGCAAAACGCTCAATCTCCGCAAGCTGCTTTTCGATATAGCCCGCATATTTTATTTCAATACCTGCTTCCAGCAGAGATTCTTCATCATACTCCGCCAGCTGGGGCATAAGCTGCTTTATTTCATTTATCGTAATTTCAGGTCTTCTCATCAATTCTTCCCCGCTGATACCACCATGGACTGCAGCAGAATTAACTGATGCCAATACCTCTGCCAATTGCTCATTAAGAGGTGAAAAAGTGGTTCCTCGCCATAAGGCATGAATTTCACTGATGGCCTCTTTTTTCTTTTGGAAAGCTTCCCAGCGCTCATCGTTAACTAAACCGATCTCTCTTCCCCTTGGAGTTAAACGCAGATCGGCATTATCCTGACGAAGAATCAAACGATATTCCGCTCTTGAGGTCAGTAAACGATAAGGTTCCTTGACACCTTTATTGACTAAGTCATCGATCAGCACACCTAAATATCCTTCGGACCGGCGAACAATAAAGGGTTCTTTTCCTTGAATCCGCAGTGCTGCATTAATCCCTGCCAATAGGCCCTGTGCTGCCGCTTCTTCATAGCCTGAAGTTCCGTTAAGTTGTCCTGCCGTGAAAAGCCCGGGAATTTTGCGTACCTCCAAGCTCAATGAAAGTTGATGCGACTTCACATAGTCATATTCTATGGCGTAGCCGGGACGCAAAAGTTCTGCTTTCTCTAATCCGGGGACACTGTGCAGAATCTCATATTGAATCTCCTCCGGCATGCTGGTGGATAGTCCAGCTACATAGAGTTCGTCACTATCCCATCCCTCAGGTTCAAGGAAGATC
Coding sequences within it:
- the rsmG gene encoding 16S rRNA (guanine(527)-N(7))-methyltransferase RsmG translates to MLPEHKELLNRLTLERLDIQLSQDQVEKFSTYADLLVQWNEKVNLTSITEPEEIILKHFIDSLALVSFIQGNKLADIGTGAGFPGIPLKILLPEVEVYLVDSLAKRLDFLEVVIEELELKKVKTIHARAEDFARDPKYRETFDCVTSRAVARLPVLLEYAVPLLKKGGYFLAAKGSQANEEAMQSKKALEILGAEIKEIKLFNLGVEAEHRAIILVEKILPTPHAYPRKAGTPAKKPLL
- the mnmG gene encoding tRNA uridine-5-carboxymethylaminomethyl(34) synthesis enzyme MnmG; amino-acid sequence: MEFFAGKYDVIVVGAGHAGCEAALAAARMGCQTLLITLSLDNIAHMDCNPSLGGPAKGHLVREIDALGGQMAITADETSIQVRMLNTGKGPAVHALRIQSDKQAYHLNMLNVVMGQENLILHQAMVDRIKTEEGKVSGVVTRTGAFYAAPNVILTSGTYLRGRIIIGDAMYDGGPSGQQTAMSLSGELNALGLELGRFKTGTPPRIHRRSVDYSKFNIQPGDSVPWRYSFMPTQSMYWGQDVDKQCPCWLGYTTPETHKIIQDNIHRAPLYSGKIEGIGPRYCPSIEDKVVRFADRPSHQIFLEPEGWDSDELYVAGLSTSMPEEIQYEILHSVPGLEKAELLRPGYAIEYDYVKSHQLSLSLEVRKIPGLFTAGQLNGTSGYEEAAAQGLLAGINAALRIQGKEPFIVRRSEGYLGVLIDDLVNKGVKEPYRLLTSRAEYRLILRQDNADLRLTPRGREIGLVNDERWEAFQKKKEAISEIHALWRGTTFSPLNEQLAEVLASVNSAAVHGGISGEELMRRPEITINEIKQLMPQLAEYDEESLLEAGIEIKYAGYIEKQLAEIERFAKMEERLIPEEIVYDQIKGLSTEGRLRLKEVSPSNMGQATRITGVTPADISVLLVYLEQKRRGGQFHAT